One Passer domesticus isolate bPasDom1 chromosome 29, bPasDom1.hap1, whole genome shotgun sequence DNA window includes the following coding sequences:
- the LOC135287390 gene encoding maestro heat-like repeat family member 5, which translates to MGKRVPEKLWEARHLMEPRVSYDTAEPRRLLLSIMKAHGTKSPCDIEGPHGTMENITTVWDPLEPRAIVTLQASMEAVPEEPCWLCQGQSCSLQGFFQLLASEDVQEEEFASLYKTCRFLLYSANSTDREITSLLLRALITLSNREDRARKMKVLLPDLMNLLRQNCTSLVMMALMVLQNMMKCLKSTEASSIAADVARILWYHFDEEESWVRESCISSFRDLVRTVVGKEKKWMKNFVHTVLAPLILRMNDEAPKVGQASRNALLAIAELLKWKEMKHVAKTWQTWKMAECLMKKDSSRAEQYLLQSLKYLKDPQECVRDSTIRFIGTIMRHVKDQSTEVPALIVRELQALEKGGCEFICCLAAQTSLILSRLREQQSPAGSRCSLWCWHR; encoded by the exons ATGGGGAAAAGGGTCCCTGAGAAGCTGTGGGAGGCCAGGCACCTCATGGAACCACGGGTCAGTTATGACACTGCAGAACCAAGGAGACTGCTGTTGAGCATTATGAAAGCTCATGGAACTAAAAGTCCATGTGACATTGAGGGACCTCATGGGACCATGGAGAATATTACAACAGTTTGGGACCCTTTGGAACCaagggccattgtgacactacaGGCCTCCATGgaagctgtgccagaggagcccTGCTGGCTTTGCCAGGGGCAAAGTTGCTCACTGCAGGGTTTCTTTCAGCTGCTGGCCTCCGAAGATGTGCAAGAGGAGGAATTCGCTTCATTGTACAAAACCTGCAGGTTTCTGCTGTATTCAGCcaacagcacagacagagagataacctccctgctgctcagggccctcaTCACACTGTCCAACAGAGAGGACAGG GCAAGAAAAatgaaggtgctgctgccagaccTGATGAACCTGTTGCGGCAGAACTGCACGTCTCTGGTGATGATGGCCCTGATGGTCCTCCAGAACATGATGAAGTGCTTGAAGAGCACCGAAGCCAGTTCCATTGCTGCGGATGTGGCGAGGATACTCTGGTACCACTTTGATGAG GAGGAAAGCTGGGTGCGGGAGAGCTGCATCAGCTCCTTCAGAGACCTGGTGAGGACAGTGgtggggaaggagaagaagtGGATGAAGAACTTCGTGCACACTGTCCTGGCCCCGCTCATCCTTCGCATGAATGACGAGGCCCCCAAAGTGGGCCAG GCCTCCAGGAATGCCCTCCTTGCCATCGCAGAGCTCCTCAAGTGGAAGGAGATGAAGCATGTGGCGAAGACATGGCAGACCTGGAAGATGGCTGAGTGCTTG ATGAaaaaggacagcagcagggctgagcagtaCCTTCTTCAGAGCCTGAAGTACCTGAAGGACCCTCAGGAATGCGTGCGAGACTCGACTATCAGGTTCATTG ggaccATCATGCGGCATGTCAAGGACCAAAGCACGGAGGTGCCTGCTCTGATTGTCAGAG AACTTCAGGCCTTGGAGAAAGGTGGCTGTGAATTCATCTGTTGCCTGGCAGCTCAGACCAGCTTGATCCTgagcaggctgagggagcagcaaTCACCAGCAGGGTCCCGATGCTCTCTGTGGTGCTGGCACCGCTGA